The genomic segment TTCTGTCAATGCCTGTGGTCTTTGATAGACCCGAAAACTATCCGAAAGCAAATCATTTCCCGGATAACGGTCCCCAGTTAATTCTGTCTTTAGGAAGGTCTGATACCAACCAAGAATGATAAGAGATGTCTCCGGAAAGACAACCACCCTACTACTTTCTGGCAGAAGATTGATATTTACCCTTTTTTGATAAACGGTATCAACCCCCCGGCGGATGATGAAGGCAACTGGAAAATTGACTTCGGTATTTCCCAAATTCCTTACCACTCCTCTGGGAGCAAAAGTTGAATCTTCTAATACGCTATCAAGCGGTGCCAAAATCCTAACTGCCTGGGCATCTAAAACTCTAACCAACACCTGGCCGGTTCTCTTATCATTGGTGCGATTGGTATCATTAGCCAGTTCCGTAGAACAGGAGACCGGATAGTTTCCTCTGGGAACTTGAACCTGCCAGTTGGGAAAGGTGAGATAAACCTTTGTGCCCGGAGAATGGTTTGATACCGAAACGGTATCATTATAGAAATTACCAATCTTCAAACGGACCCGATAACTAACACTAACATTGCCAAAGTTATAAACGGTGCAAGCCGGAGTAATAGAAAAACCAGAATCAATTATCCCGGCCGGAGTGGTAATTGCTAAGACCCCAACATCCCGCCAGGTCGCTGGACGGTTCTTCACCCTCACTAACATACTATCCGTAGCCGAGTTACCATATTCGTCATAGGCAATAACCTTAATCCAATAAGGACCATCCGGAATTAAAGTTGTCCGCCAGGATTCTAAGGAGTCAGAACTCTCAATTATGGAATCGCCATCGGTGTTGGTGAAGATATAGTAAAGTTGACGGGCTAAAGAATCATAGTTGCAATTACTATTACAGGTGGCATCATCCTTATAGACCGTTCGGCACTGTCCGGCATAATAGGCTTCAATTGATTCTGAAAATTGAAAACTGAGTTTTAAGGGAACAACATAATTGCCCAAGGTATCCCGGATAGAATAAAGTATCTTATAGACCGCCACCTTCCAGACCCGATGATTTATCTTATCTTCCAGCCGGCAGATTAAATCAACATCCCCATAGACACTATCTTTATTGAGATAAGTGCTTCGGTTATTGACGCAGATGGCAAACTTTTGACCAGAAACCGCATTTAAAAAAGTGGGAACCGTGGAATCGTCATCCGGCACAAATTCGGTTAAGGGATTTTTATAAAATGAGCCGTAACTGGGCCAGATAACCCCTGAATTGCGATTCTTAGAAAAATGGTTGTGGTGAAATTCCGCGACGGACCAAGTAACGATTTGACCAATCGTATCCCCGGGATAGACGGTATCTCCTTCTTGTACCGTAATCGTATTCGGGTCAACATGGTAATACATATAACCGGAGCAAAAACCGGCACCCGCCGAATCACCAATTGTTATCCCATTATAAAGGGGATTACCGGTTGTCCAGACCTTCTTCACATAGCCGTAGCGGACTGCCGTCACAGGCCAAAGAGGAGGGGTCATTATGTCATTGCCATTATGGAGATAAGGGGTACCACCGTAATCCTGAAAAAGACCCCAGGAATTACCAATCGGATGGACACTATCCTGTGGTGGATGGGGCCAAGGGATGGAGGCGAAGGAAAGCGAAAAGAATAAGCATACCCAGTAATTCTTAATAAGAGTATTCATAAATCTCCTCCACGGTCTTCACCAAAAAAGATTTTCCTGGTAAAAACCTTACTTCCGGCACGAAGATATTCCATTTATCATACCTCAATTCTTCCCGCCAGAGCATTTCGCCATTAAAATTAAAGAGCAAGACCTCACCCTTCCTCTTTCCCTTAGATTCTCCCTTCCCAATAATCACTAAATTATTTTCTGGGGCCATGTCAAAAGAAATTAATCGCCATTTTGGTTCCGGCTCGGTGTAATGGAAAACCAAATCCCAATCCGTAGTCCGATAGATAAAGAGTTCCTTTTTCGTCAGATAACCGAATTGCCTCCCGGAGGAAGAGAATTTCATCTGACGCAAAAAAGGGGAAG from the candidate division WOR-3 bacterium genome contains:
- a CDS encoding T9SS type A sorting domain-containing protein, with product MNTLIKNYWVCLFFSLSFASIPWPHPPQDSVHPIGNSWGLFQDYGGTPYLHNGNDIMTPPLWPVTAVRYGYVKKVWTTGNPLYNGITIGDSAGAGFCSGYMYYHVDPNTITVQEGDTVYPGDTIGQIVTWSVAEFHHNHFSKNRNSGVIWPSYGSFYKNPLTEFVPDDDSTVPTFLNAVSGQKFAICVNNRSTYLNKDSVYGDVDLICRLEDKINHRVWKVAVYKILYSIRDTLGNYVVPLKLSFQFSESIEAYYAGQCRTVYKDDATCNSNCNYDSLARQLYYIFTNTDGDSIIESSDSLESWRTTLIPDGPYWIKVIAYDEYGNSATDSMLVRVKNRPATWRDVGVLAITTPAGIIDSGFSITPACTVYNFGNVSVSYRVRLKIGNFYNDTVSVSNHSPGTKVYLTFPNWQVQVPRGNYPVSCSTELANDTNRTNDKRTGQVLVRVLDAQAVRILAPLDSVLEDSTFAPRGVVRNLGNTEVNFPVAFIIRRGVDTVYQKRVNINLLPESSRVVVFPETSLIILGWYQTFLKTELTGDRYPGNDLLSDSFRVYQRPQALTEDKEGEKIISNHLVGVEVYNILGEVVYSAKMERKKIQLPRLPTGIYFLKYKTGKERKILILRR